The following coding sequences lie in one Sorghum bicolor cultivar BTx623 chromosome 6, Sorghum_bicolor_NCBIv3, whole genome shotgun sequence genomic window:
- the LOC8063939 gene encoding 26S proteasome non-ATPase regulatory subunit 1 homolog A yields MAAVATVSSASGLLAMLQEPAPELKLHALASLNSVVHLFWPEISTSVPTIESLYEDEEFEQRQLAALVVSKVFYYLGELNDSLSYALGAGPLFHVSDDSDYAHALLAKALDEYASIKTRASKATEEEENIDPRLEAIVERMLEKCILDGKYQQAMGMAVECRRLDKLEEAIVRCDNIQGALLYCINLSHQYVNHREYRFEVLRCLVKIYQTLPNPDYLSICQCLMFLGEPETVASILDKLLSGSKDDALLAYQIAFDLVENENQAFLLNVRNRLASPTPEPSNPESEPTVQDDQTASTVGTGTEAAGDVQMRDDTTTPNGNAHTVDPNEVAHADRLAKIKGILSGETSIQLTLQFLYSHNRSDLLILKTIKQAVEMRNSVCHSATICANAIMHAGTTVDTFLRENLEWLSRATNWAKFSATAGLGVIHRGHLQQGRALMAPYLPQSGAVGGGSPYSEGGALYALGLIHANHGEGIKQFLRESLRNTSAEVIQHGACLGLGLAALGTADEEIYEDIKNVLYTDSAVAGEAAGIGMGLLMVGTASEKASEMLAYAHDTQHEKIIRGLSLGIALTVYGREEEADTLIEQMTRDQDPILRYGGMYALALAYRGTANNKAIHQLLHFAVSDVSDDVRRTAVMALGFVLYNEPEQTPRIVSLLSESYNPHVRYGAALAVGISCAGSGLSDAISLLEPLTSDVVDFVRQGALIAMAMVMIQTNESFDSRVGAFRRQLEKIILDKHEDTMSKMGAILASGILDAGGRNVTIKLLSRNKHDKLTAVVGLAVFSQFWYWYPLLYFISLAFSPTAFIGLNSDLKVPKFEFLSHAKPSLFEYPKPTTQQTTTSTVKLPTAILSTYAKAKSRAKKDAESKANQEKATEEASGSTSSKAAKAQEKDADAMQVDNATEKKAPEPEATYQLLTNPARVIPAQEKFIKFLENSRYVPVKPAPSGFILLRDLQPTEAEDLALTDAPTTVAGSTGNTAPAAGQQGSGSSAMAVDDEPQPPQPFEYTS; encoded by the exons ATGGCAGCCGTGGCCACGGTGAGCTCCGCCAGTGGGCTCCTTGCTATGCTGCAGGAGCCGGCGCCGGAGCTGAAGCTGCACGCGCTCGCCAGCCTCAACTCCGTCGTCCACCTCTTCTGGCCCGAGATCTCCACCAGCGTTCCCACCAT CGAGAGCTTGTATGAAGATGAGGAGTttgagcagaggcaacttgCAGCACTTGTTGTTTCTAAG GTATTTTACTACCTGGGCGAGTTAAATGATTCACTGTCATACGCACTTGGTGCTGGACCTCTATTTCATGTTTCCGATGATTCTGACTATGCCCATGCTCTTTTAG CCAAAGCATTAGATGAATATGCTAGTATCAAGACCAGAGCCTCTAAAGCTACAGAGGAGGAAGAGAACATTGATCCTCGATTAGAGGCCATAGTGGAGAGGATGCTTGAGAA GTGTATTCTTGATGGGAAATATCAACAGGCCATGGGTATGGCTGTTGAATGCAGAAGGCTGGATAAGTTGGAGGAAGCAATTGTTCGGTGTGATAATATTCAAGGGGCTCTATTGTATTGCATCAATCTTTCTCATCAGTATGTCAATCACCGTGAATATCGTTTTGAG GTTCTCCGTTGTCTTGTCAAAATATACCAAACTTTGCCTAACCCAGACTATCTGAGCATTTGCCAGTGTCTTATGTTTTTGGGTGAGCCCGAAACTGTTGCAAGCATATTGGACAAGCTGCTTTCTGGAAGCAAG GATGATGCTCTACTTGCGTATCAAATTGCCTTCGATCTTGTTGAGAATGAAAACCAGGCTTTCCTTTTGAATGTGAGGAATCGTTTGGCCTCACCGACTCCTGAGCCATCTAACCCTGAGAGTGAGCCAACTGTACAAGATGATCAAACTGCCAGTACTGTGGGTACAGGCACAGAAGCAGCTGGGGATGTTCAGATGAGAGATGATACAACTACACCAAACGGAAATGCCCACACTGTGGATCCGAATGAGGTAGCACATGCTGACAGGCTTGCAAAAATTAAAGGGATACTGTCAGGGGAGACTTCTATTCAGCTGACATTGCAATTTCTATATAGCCACAACAG ATCTGATCTTTTAATTCTGAAGACAATAAAGCAGGCTGTGGAAATGAGGAATAGCGTTTGCCACAGTGCAACAATATGTGCCAATGCAATCATGCATGCGGGGACTACTGTAGATACCTTTCTAAGAGAGAACCTG GAGTGGTTAAGCAGGGCAACTAATTGGGCGAAATTCAGTGCGACTGCTGGACTAGGTGTCATTCATAGAGGCCACCTTCAACAAGGCCGGGCTTTGATGGCCCCCTACCTACCTCAAAGTGGTGCAGTTGGTGGTGGCAGTCCATATTCAGAAGGTGGTGCCCTCTATGCGCTAGGTCTGATTCATGCCAATCATGGTGAAGGGATCAAACAATTCCTCCGTGAAAGTCTTCGCAACACCAGTGCAGAG GTCATCCAGCATGGTGCATGTTTGGGACTTGGGCTCGCAGCTTTGGGCACAGCAGATGAGGAAATATATGAGGACATAAAGAATGTCCTTTACACTGACAGTGCTGTTGCTGGTGAGGCAGCTGGTATTGGCATGGGCTTGCTCATGGTTGGGACCGCCAGTGAGAAGGCTAGTGAGATGCTTGCTTATGCACATGATACACAGCATGAAAAGATTATAAG GGGTTTGTCACTGGGAATTGCATTGACAGTATATGGCAGGGAAGAGGAAGCAGACACCTTGATTGAACAAATGACTAGAGATCAAGATCCCATATTACGTTATGGTGGTATGTATGCATTGGCTCTAGCCTACAGGGGAACTGCAAACAACAAAGCCATCCACCAGCTGTTGCATTTTGCTGTATCAGACGTCAGTGATGATGTTCGGAGGACTGCAGTTATGGCTCTTGGATTTGTTCTGTACAATGAGCCTGAGCAG ACTCCAAGAATCGTATCCCTGCTCTCTGAATCATACAACCCACATGTTCGCTATGGTGCAGCCTTAGCTGTTGGGATATCATGTGCAGGGTCTGGATTGAGTGATGCAATTTCCTTGTTGGAGCCTCTTACATCAGATGTTGTTGACTTTGTGCGTCAGGGAGCTCTCATTGCCATGGCAATGGTAATGATCCAAACAAATGAATCCTTTGATTCTCGTGTTGGGGCATTTAGGCGTCAGTTGGAGAAGATCATTCTTGACAAACATGAGGACACCATGAGCAAGATGGGTGCCATACTAGCTTCTGGTATCCTCGATGCTGGTGGTAGGAATGTTACAATCAAGCTCCTCTCAAGAAACAAGCATGACAAACTCACTGCTGTGGTTGGTCTTGCTGTTTTCAGTCAGTTCTGGTACTGGTATCCCCTCTTGTATTTCATCAGCCTGGCCTTCTCGCCAACAGCCTTCATTGGGCTCAACTCTGATTTGAAAGTGCCAAAGTTTGAGTTCCTATCACATGCTAAACCGTCTCTCTTTGAGTATCCCAAACCGACAACTCAGCAGACTACTACTTCAACAGTGAAGCTGCCAACAGCCATTTTGTCAACTTACGCGAAGGCAAAATCTAGAGCAAAGAAGGACGCAGAAAGCAAAGCTAACCAGGAGAAGGCCACAGAAGAGGCTTCGGGTTCTACCTCAAGCAAGGCGGCTAAAGCTCAGGAGAAGGATGCTGATGCAATGCAG GTTGACAATGCCACCGAGAAGAAAGCTCCTGAACCAGAAGCAACCTATCAGCTCCTGACAAACCCAGCTCGCGTAATCCCTGCCCAGGAGAAGTTCATCAAGTTCCTTGAAAACAGCCGATATGTCCCTGTGAAACCAGCGCCTTCTGGATTCATCCTCCTCCGAGACCTGCAGCCCACTGAGGCTGAGGACCTTGCACTGACCGATGCTCCCACAACAGTTGCAGGAAGCACCGGCAACACTGCCCCTGCTGCAGGTCAACAGGGGTCCGGATCATCAGCTATGGCTGTCGACGATGAGCCACAGCCGCCACAACCCTTTGAGTACACCTCATAA